The Nitrospirota bacterium genome window below encodes:
- a CDS encoding LapA family protein, producing MIRLILVAILLLLSLSFFLQNQEQEVTLRYFFGLREASTEIYKPILGAFVVGLLVSSILLFPAWVRGRIALRRKTKALQEAEADLERLRDILAKRPSQTGAHPAPEQAEERLDE from the coding sequence ATGATCCGGCTCATTCTGGTCGCCATTCTGCTCCTGCTCTCGTTGTCCTTCTTCCTCCAGAACCAGGAGCAGGAAGTGACCCTGCGATACTTCTTCGGGCTGCGTGAGGCGTCCACCGAGATCTACAAGCCGATCCTCGGCGCCTTCGTGGTCGGCCTGCTCGTCTCCTCCATCCTGCTGTTTCCGGCCTGGGTGCGGGGGCGCATCGCGCTCCGGCGCAAGACCAAGGCGCTTCAAGAGGCCGAGGCCGACCTAGAACGGCTGCGCGACATCCTCGCGAAACGCCCCTCTCAGACGGGAGCCCATCCGGCTCCGGAACAGGCCGAGGAGCGGCTCGATGAGTGA
- a CDS encoding HIT domain-containing protein, translating to MKILWAPWRMTYVKSASRPAGCIFCSKSRGRRDRANLVLHRGEHGFVMMNLFPYNSGHLMVAPYAHVDSLETLPPESVLDLMRLTGLSLKVLREESRPEGFNVGLNLGRVSGAGIASHVHLHIVPRWNGDTNFMTLFAETRVIPEHLQATYRRLRARFRSVRGASGEPNGAPSTAGPSRRTVGRRGKKTRSRL from the coding sequence ATGAAAATCCTGTGGGCGCCCTGGCGCATGACCTACGTCAAGTCCGCGAGCCGGCCAGCCGGGTGCATTTTCTGCTCCAAGAGCCGAGGGAGGCGGGATCGCGCCAATCTGGTGCTCCACCGCGGAGAGCACGGATTCGTGATGATGAACCTCTTCCCTTACAACAGCGGCCACCTGATGGTGGCGCCCTATGCGCACGTGGACAGTCTGGAGACTCTGCCGCCCGAGAGCGTGCTGGACCTGATGCGGCTGACCGGCCTCTCCCTGAAAGTGCTGAGAGAGGAAAGCAGGCCGGAGGGGTTCAACGTCGGGCTCAACTTGGGACGGGTGAGCGGCGCGGGGATCGCATCCCACGTACACCTGCACATCGTACCCCGCTGGAACGGGGACACCAATTTCATGACCCTGTTCGCGGAGACCCGGGTCATCCCCGAGCACCTCCAGGCGACTTACCGGAGGCTGCGTGCTCGGTTCCGATCCGTCAGGGGAGCATCCGGCGAGCCGAACGGTGCGCCGTCCACAGCCGGCCCTTCCCGTCGGACCGTGGGGAGAAGGGGCAAGAAGACGAGGTCGCGCCTATGA
- the acpS gene encoding holo-ACP synthase: protein MTIVGIGLDLVRIDRIRALGVRWQNRFFERVYTEAERDYCFRGAAPYASLAGRFAVKEAVLKALGTGWANGVRWVDIQVLNDAAGRPTAQVEGRVRDLLREAGVTSIHVSLSHDADYAVAQAILSKDG, encoded by the coding sequence ATGACGATCGTCGGCATCGGTCTGGACCTCGTCCGCATCGATCGTATCCGCGCGCTGGGGGTGCGGTGGCAAAATCGGTTTTTCGAGCGGGTCTACACCGAGGCCGAACGAGACTATTGCTTCAGAGGGGCGGCTCCCTACGCTTCCCTGGCCGGCCGCTTCGCCGTCAAGGAAGCGGTGCTCAAGGCCCTGGGAACCGGCTGGGCGAACGGAGTCCGGTGGGTGGACATCCAGGTCCTCAACGACGCCGCCGGCAGGCCCACGGCCCAAGTCGAGGGCCGGGTCCGGGACCTGCTCCGCGAGGCGGGCGTGACGAGCATCCACGTCAGCCTGTCGCACGACGCCGACTACGCCGTCGCCCAAGCGATCCTGAGCAAGGACGGCTAA
- a CDS encoding pitrilysin family protein has product MYRKFVLGNGVRVVTERIPALRSVTVGVWMNVGSRDEGEGEEGLSHFLEHMFFKGTRTRTGTQISQEIDALGGEMNAFTGHETTTFYVKVLDQQLKPAVNLLADLLHHSRFAAQEIEKEKRVVLEEIRMVQDDPEDLVQEIHAEQAMRHHPLGRPILGRAATIQALRREDLLRYVRAHYHPHDTVVAVAGNFDLGELADLLEAAFGGGGRAGRPRAERWPSEVHGGLFVRRKQLEQAHLCLGVRGVAVGHKDRYAAHALNAVLGGSVSSRLFQEVREKRGLAYSIYSYLSSFSDSGMLTVYAATRPGGAAHVVELVCRELTRLRKGGVSRAELERTKNQMKGGLMLSLESSHSRMSKLAKDELYQGRHTSLQEMLSEIDQVCEEQVLRLGRELFDFDRLVVTALGPVSRQALQATFS; this is encoded by the coding sequence GTGTATCGCAAGTTCGTCCTCGGAAACGGCGTTCGGGTCGTGACCGAGCGGATTCCGGCCCTGCGGTCGGTGACGGTCGGCGTCTGGATGAACGTCGGGTCCCGCGACGAAGGTGAAGGCGAGGAAGGGCTCTCGCACTTCCTCGAGCACATGTTCTTCAAGGGGACCCGGACCCGCACGGGCACGCAGATCTCGCAGGAGATCGACGCGCTCGGCGGGGAAATGAACGCGTTTACCGGCCACGAGACCACGACCTTCTACGTCAAGGTGCTGGACCAGCAGCTCAAGCCCGCCGTGAACCTGCTCGCGGACCTGCTCCACCATTCGCGCTTCGCCGCCCAGGAGATCGAGAAGGAGAAACGGGTCGTGCTCGAGGAGATCCGCATGGTGCAGGACGACCCCGAGGATCTCGTCCAGGAAATCCACGCCGAACAGGCGATGCGGCACCATCCGCTCGGACGGCCCATCCTCGGGCGCGCGGCGACGATCCAGGCCCTCCGTCGGGAAGACCTCCTCCGGTACGTGCGCGCCCATTATCACCCGCACGACACGGTCGTCGCCGTGGCAGGAAATTTCGACCTCGGCGAGCTGGCGGACTTGCTTGAGGCCGCCTTCGGCGGGGGCGGGCGGGCCGGCCGGCCCCGAGCGGAACGCTGGCCCTCGGAGGTGCACGGGGGGCTGTTCGTCCGCCGCAAGCAGCTCGAGCAAGCCCATCTGTGCCTCGGCGTGCGGGGGGTTGCGGTTGGCCACAAGGACCGATACGCGGCCCATGCCCTGAACGCCGTGCTGGGAGGCAGCGTCAGCTCGCGGTTGTTTCAGGAGGTGCGGGAGAAGCGCGGGCTCGCCTATTCGATCTATTCGTACCTCTCCTCGTTCTCTGACAGCGGGATGCTCACGGTCTACGCGGCCACGAGACCCGGCGGAGCGGCGCACGTGGTCGAGCTGGTCTGCCGCGAGCTGACGCGGCTGCGCAAAGGGGGCGTGAGCCGCGCGGAGCTGGAGCGGACCAAGAACCAGATGAAGGGCGGACTCATGCTGAGCCTGGAGAGCTCGCACAGCCGGATGAGCAAGCTGGCCAAAGACGAGCTCTACCAAGGCCGCCATACGTCGTTGCAGGAAATGCTGTCCGAGATCGATCAGGTATGCGAGGAGCAGGTACTTCGGTTGGGCCGCGAACTGTTCGATTTCGACCGTCTGGTCGTCACGGCGCTGGGACCCGTGTCCAGGCAGGCCCTGCAGGCGACTTTTTCTTGA
- the tsaE gene encoding tRNA (adenosine(37)-N6)-threonylcarbamoyltransferase complex ATPase subunit type 1 TsaE, protein MSVKASRPGESKDLQGRREAVRARPRGGSPAASPEWRLHARSAAETDRLGRVIGQAARGGEVLALFGDLGTGKTVLVRGLAAGLGAPPVAVASPTFVLIHEYRGRLPLAHADLYRIEGPGELTHLGLDEYLNGQTVLAIEWADKAGGDLAGDRLEVRLSHRSKTEREIAMIAKGERARGLLARVAKRWRAGRLPGGRKGARAT, encoded by the coding sequence GTGTCAGTCAAGGCGAGTAGACCGGGAGAATCGAAAGACCTTCAAGGGAGGCGGGAAGCAGTGCGGGCACGGCCGCGCGGAGGCTCGCCAGCAGCGTCGCCCGAATGGCGTCTCCACGCCCGTTCGGCGGCTGAAACCGACCGTTTGGGTCGGGTCATCGGCCAGGCCGCGCGCGGCGGAGAGGTCCTCGCCCTCTTCGGCGACCTCGGGACCGGGAAGACCGTTCTCGTCCGCGGGCTCGCCGCCGGACTCGGGGCTCCGCCTGTGGCGGTGGCCAGTCCGACCTTCGTCTTGATCCACGAGTACCGCGGTCGGCTCCCGCTCGCCCATGCGGATCTGTATCGGATCGAGGGGCCCGGCGAGTTGACCCACCTCGGTCTCGATGAGTATCTCAACGGGCAGACCGTCCTGGCCATCGAATGGGCTGACAAGGCCGGCGGGGATCTGGCGGGAGACCGGCTCGAAGTCCGTCTCAGCCACCGGAGCAAGACCGAACGGGAGATCGCCATGATCGCCAAGGGGGAGCGGGCTCGGGGCCTGCTGGCCCGAGTGGCGAAGCGGTGGCGGGCCGGCCGGCTTCCAGGCGGAAGGAAGGGGGCCCGCGCGACATGA
- a CDS encoding pyridoxine 5'-phosphate synthase: MARLGVNVDHVATLRQARGGSEPDPVAAAVLVELAGADGIVVHLREDRRHVQDRDLTLLREIIQTKLDLEMAPEESMTKVALNVKPHLVTLVPERRQELTTEGGLEVAGQRDRLKEVIQRLHDGGIPVSLFIEPALDQVKAAHKVSADYVELHTGRYANARRLKEEETEFEAIAQAAKLAYKLGMGVNAGHGLNYRNVKRLTQIPEIVEYNIGHSIVARAVLVGLERAVREMKQLLA, translated from the coding sequence GTGGCCAGACTCGGGGTCAACGTGGACCATGTGGCAACGCTCAGGCAGGCCAGGGGGGGGAGCGAGCCGGATCCCGTCGCCGCCGCGGTGCTCGTGGAGCTGGCCGGCGCGGACGGGATCGTCGTGCACCTGCGGGAGGACCGCCGCCACGTCCAGGACCGGGACTTGACCCTCCTGAGAGAGATCATCCAGACCAAGCTCGACCTGGAAATGGCTCCCGAGGAGTCCATGACCAAGGTCGCCTTGAACGTCAAGCCGCACCTGGTCACGCTGGTCCCGGAACGGCGCCAGGAATTGACGACCGAGGGGGGGCTCGAGGTGGCCGGCCAGCGGGACCGGCTCAAGGAGGTCATCCAGCGCCTCCACGACGGAGGCATCCCGGTCAGCCTCTTCATCGAGCCGGCCCTGGACCAGGTGAAGGCCGCCCACAAGGTCTCTGCGGACTATGTCGAGTTGCACACGGGCCGTTACGCCAACGCCCGTCGGCTCAAGGAGGAGGAGACGGAGTTCGAAGCCATCGCCCAGGCCGCCAAGCTGGCCTACAAGTTGGGGATGGGGGTGAACGCGGGCCACGGCCTGAACTACCGGAACGTGAAACGCCTCACGCAAATTCCCGAAATCGTGGAATACAACATCGGCCACAGCATCGTCGCCCGGGCCGTGCTCGTCGGGCTGGAGCGGGCGGTCCGGGAAATGAAACAGTTGCTCGCATGA
- a CDS encoding homoserine dehydrogenase, with protein MKDRVRVGVIGFGTVGTGVAKILLQNAALIQRRVGVPVELARVADLDVTRDRGVKLPAGVLTADARQLIEDASLDIVIELIGGYDAAKRFILDAMARGKHVVTANKALLAVHGEEIFDAAARHGVDLGFEASVGGGIPVIRALTEGLAANRLLSIYGIINGTSNYILSRMTHEGLGFQEVLAEAQKAGYAEADPTFDVAGIDSAHKLSIMVSLAYGTPVNVKDIYTEGITRLTPLDIAYAKEFGYRIKLLGIAKLLESGQSSEIEARVHPTMIPLTSPVAQVEGVYNAIQLVGDAVNDIVLYGQGAGSMPTGSAVVSDVIDIARNLLRGASGRVPPASFQRDQRRPLRLRPIEDVTTCYYLRFMVLDKPGVLSQIAGVLGRHGISISSVLQKGRKEGQTVPVVIMTHTAAERSVRAALREIDPMAFISEPTTLIRVEGPDE; from the coding sequence ATGAAAGACCGGGTTCGCGTGGGCGTGATCGGGTTCGGGACGGTCGGGACCGGGGTCGCGAAGATCCTGCTCCAGAATGCCGCCTTGATCCAGCGCCGGGTGGGCGTGCCCGTCGAGCTGGCCCGGGTGGCGGATCTGGACGTGACGAGGGATCGGGGCGTGAAGCTCCCGGCCGGGGTCCTGACCGCCGACGCCCGTCAGTTGATCGAGGATGCCTCGCTCGACATCGTCATCGAATTGATCGGCGGCTACGACGCGGCGAAGCGGTTCATCCTGGACGCCATGGCCCGGGGCAAGCACGTCGTGACCGCGAACAAGGCCCTGTTGGCCGTCCACGGCGAAGAGATCTTCGACGCGGCGGCCCGCCACGGGGTGGACCTGGGATTCGAAGCCAGCGTCGGCGGCGGAATCCCGGTGATCCGGGCGTTGACGGAAGGCCTCGCGGCCAACCGCCTGTTGTCCATCTACGGGATCATCAACGGCACCTCGAACTACATCCTCAGCCGCATGACCCATGAAGGGCTCGGCTTCCAGGAGGTCCTGGCGGAAGCCCAGAAGGCCGGCTATGCGGAGGCCGATCCGACGTTCGACGTGGCCGGGATCGACTCGGCCCACAAGCTCTCGATCATGGTGAGCCTGGCCTACGGGACGCCCGTCAACGTCAAGGACATCTACACGGAGGGGATCACGCGGCTGACTCCGCTGGACATCGCCTATGCCAAGGAGTTCGGCTACCGGATCAAGCTGCTGGGCATCGCCAAGCTCCTGGAGAGCGGGCAGAGCAGCGAGATCGAGGCGCGGGTCCATCCGACGATGATTCCGCTGACCTCGCCGGTGGCGCAGGTGGAGGGGGTCTACAACGCGATCCAGCTCGTGGGGGACGCGGTCAACGACATCGTCCTCTACGGGCAGGGAGCCGGCTCGATGCCGACCGGGAGCGCGGTGGTGAGCGACGTGATCGACATCGCCCGCAACCTCCTGCGCGGGGCCTCCGGGCGCGTCCCGCCGGCTTCCTTCCAGCGGGACCAGCGCCGTCCCTTGCGCCTCCGGCCGATCGAAGACGTCACGACCTGCTACTACCTGCGTTTCATGGTGCTGGACAAGCCGGGAGTCCTCTCGCAGATCGCGGGCGTGCTGGGGCGCCACGGCATCAGCATCTCCTCGGTGCTCCAGAAGGGGCGGAAGGAGGGGCAGACGGTGCCGGTGGTCATCATGACCCACACCGCGGCGGAGCGGTCCGTCCGGGCCGCGCTCCGCGAGATCGATCCGATGGCGTTCATTTCCGAGCCCACCACGTTGATCCGCGTCGAGGGGCCGGACGAATAG
- the alaC gene encoding alanine transaminase, which yields MEGFYRIKRLPPYVFAQVQALKLDARHRGEDIIDFGMGNPDQPTPDHIVDKLIEAARNGRNHRYSASKGITKLRHAITGWYKRRYDVDLDPETEAIVTIGSKEGIAHLALAMIGPGDVVLTPTPTYPIHMYSVIIAGGEVRGIELRQDSDFFEDLTRVYRQTLPRPRILVINFPHNPTTAVVDLEFFKKVVAFAKEHQVIVIHDLAYADLVFDGYRAPSLLQVPEAKDVGVEFYTLSKSYNMPGWRVGFCVGNREVVGALGKIKSYLDYGIFQPVQIASIIALNGPQDCVKETVARYERRRNELVDGMNRIGWHVEKPRATMFVWARIPVPYRGMGSLEFSKLLLRDAKVAVSPGVGFGEGGDEYVRFALVENEQRIKQAVRGIKKVLKLDGAER from the coding sequence GTGGAAGGGTTTTACCGTATAAAACGGCTTCCGCCCTACGTCTTTGCCCAGGTCCAGGCACTCAAGCTGGATGCCAGGCACAGGGGGGAGGACATCATTGACTTCGGCATGGGCAATCCCGACCAGCCGACCCCGGACCACATTGTGGACAAGCTGATCGAGGCGGCCCGAAACGGGAGGAACCATCGGTACTCGGCTTCCAAGGGCATCACGAAGCTGCGCCATGCCATCACCGGCTGGTACAAACGACGCTATGACGTGGACTTGGACCCGGAGACGGAGGCCATCGTCACGATCGGCTCGAAGGAGGGGATCGCGCACCTGGCGCTCGCGATGATCGGCCCGGGCGACGTGGTGCTGACGCCGACGCCGACCTATCCGATCCATATGTACAGCGTGATCATCGCGGGCGGGGAGGTGCGCGGGATCGAGCTGCGCCAGGACAGCGATTTTTTCGAGGACCTAACCCGGGTCTACCGCCAGACTCTGCCCAGGCCGCGCATCCTGGTCATCAATTTCCCACACAACCCGACCACGGCGGTGGTGGACCTGGAGTTTTTCAAGAAGGTGGTGGCCTTTGCGAAGGAGCACCAGGTCATCGTGATCCACGACCTGGCTTACGCCGACCTGGTGTTCGACGGCTATCGGGCGCCGAGCCTCCTGCAGGTGCCGGAAGCCAAGGACGTCGGCGTCGAGTTCTACACCCTGTCGAAGAGCTACAACATGCCGGGCTGGCGGGTCGGGTTCTGCGTGGGCAACCGCGAGGTGGTCGGGGCCCTGGGCAAGATCAAAAGCTACCTGGACTACGGCATCTTTCAGCCGGTGCAGATCGCCAGCATCATCGCGCTCAACGGGCCGCAGGATTGCGTGAAGGAAACGGTGGCCCGCTACGAGCGCCGGCGGAACGAGCTGGTGGACGGGATGAACCGGATCGGCTGGCACGTGGAGAAGCCCCGGGCCACCATGTTCGTCTGGGCGCGGATCCCCGTTCCCTACCGGGGGATGGGCTCGCTGGAGTTTTCCAAGCTGCTGTTGCGGGACGCCAAGGTGGCGGTCTCGCCCGGCGTCGGGTTCGGGGAGGGCGGAGACGAATACGTGCGGTTCGCGCTGGTCGAGAACGAGCAGCGGATCAAGCAGGCGGTGCGGGGCATCAAGAAGGTCTTGAAGCTGGACGGGGCGGAACGATGA
- the mutS gene encoding DNA mismatch repair protein MutS, protein MSDHDLPPLMRQYREIKRAYRDAILFFRVGDFYEMFYEDAQEASRLLSIALTSRDKASPDPIPLCGVPYHAATGYIAKLLKAGRTVALCEQVEDPKQAKGLVRREVVRLYTPGTLIDTELLPATESNFLAAVAPASRQPRPPSSRDVRAPAFGLAAFDASTGEFWVAELDGDRADGALRDELARLEPRELLYPGDLPLPMQTLLTEQKGIRFCAKERSWFDLQTARQSLQDLFGVASLDGFGCQGLSLGLEAAGAVIRYVRETQPSGGLGHVRRLLVRRSGGEMHLDGATIRNLELVRPLFESASQRQDTTLLAVLDRTVTTMGSRLLREWILRPLLQSPPILARLDAVEELVREFPSRVSVRASLKSVQDIARLSGRISLGAATPRDLLALKQSAEALPDIGTKLSGFRSSLLQELSRGWDNLTDVRDLIERTILPEAPHSIRDGGIIKDGYHEPLDELRRTCKDGKGWILGLEAKERERTGIESLKVRFNQVFGYYIEVTKANLGRVPADYIRKQTLVNAERFVTPELKELEDRVTGADLKLKALEQELFEQVRQTLALEAQRLQAMGAALAQLDVLTALAETAALNQYVRPEVDEGAVVQISEGRHPVVERLDLPGGFIANDTFLDLEGNRLLIITGPNMAGKSTYLRQVALIVLMAQIGSFVPAKSARIGLVDRIFTRVGASDNLAGGQSTFMVEMTETAQILNCATARSLILLDEIGRGTSTYDGLSIAWAVAEHIQDRSRLGARALFATHYHEMTELARLRDGIKNYTVLVRERDEEVLFLRKIVEGAADRSYGIHVARLAGLPQPVLSRASEVLAQLEQSGNNTQVPPEPITHHPSPIPPLDPSLPPPHPIVEEVRQMDLFSMTPLEALNRLADLQRRLGEGPGK, encoded by the coding sequence ATGAGTGACCACGACCTGCCCCCCCTGATGCGCCAATACCGGGAGATCAAGCGCGCGTATCGGGACGCGATCCTGTTCTTCCGCGTCGGCGACTTCTATGAGATGTTCTACGAGGACGCGCAGGAAGCCTCTCGGCTCCTCTCCATCGCCTTGACCTCCCGCGACAAGGCCAGCCCGGATCCGATCCCCCTCTGCGGGGTCCCCTACCATGCGGCCACCGGGTACATCGCCAAGCTCCTGAAGGCCGGGCGGACGGTTGCGCTCTGCGAGCAGGTCGAAGACCCCAAGCAGGCCAAGGGCCTGGTCCGACGGGAGGTGGTCCGCCTCTACACGCCCGGGACACTCATTGATACGGAACTCCTGCCGGCGACCGAGTCCAACTTCCTGGCCGCGGTGGCCCCGGCCTCCCGTCAGCCGCGCCCGCCGTCCAGCCGGGATGTCCGGGCACCGGCGTTCGGGCTCGCCGCCTTCGACGCCTCCACCGGCGAGTTCTGGGTCGCCGAACTCGACGGAGACCGAGCCGATGGGGCGCTCCGCGACGAACTGGCCAGGCTTGAGCCCAGGGAACTGCTCTATCCGGGCGATCTCCCGCTCCCCATGCAGACCCTCCTCACCGAACAGAAGGGCATCCGATTCTGCGCCAAGGAGCGGTCCTGGTTCGACCTGCAAACGGCCAGGCAGAGCCTGCAGGACCTGTTCGGCGTCGCCTCCCTGGACGGATTCGGATGCCAGGGGCTGAGCCTGGGCCTGGAGGCTGCCGGCGCCGTCATCCGATACGTCAGGGAGACGCAGCCGAGCGGCGGGCTCGGCCACGTGCGCCGGCTGCTCGTCCGTCGTTCCGGGGGAGAGATGCACCTGGACGGCGCGACGATCCGCAACCTCGAGCTGGTCCGCCCGCTGTTCGAGAGCGCCAGCCAGCGGCAGGACACCACCCTGCTGGCCGTCCTCGACCGGACCGTCACGACCATGGGCAGCCGCCTGCTCCGCGAGTGGATTCTCCGCCCGTTGTTGCAGTCGCCGCCGATCCTGGCCCGCCTCGACGCGGTCGAGGAGCTGGTCCGGGAGTTTCCCTCGCGGGTGTCCGTCCGGGCGTCGCTCAAATCGGTCCAGGACATCGCGCGCCTGAGCGGCAGGATCTCGCTGGGCGCCGCCACCCCCCGGGATCTCCTGGCCCTGAAACAGTCGGCCGAGGCGCTGCCCGACATCGGGACCAAGCTGTCGGGCTTCCGGTCCTCTCTGCTCCAGGAGCTGTCCCGGGGCTGGGACAATCTGACCGACGTGCGCGACCTGATCGAGCGCACGATCCTGCCGGAGGCCCCCCATTCCATTAGGGACGGGGGCATCATCAAGGACGGCTATCACGAACCGCTGGACGAGCTCCGGCGGACCTGCAAGGACGGCAAGGGATGGATCCTGGGCCTGGAGGCCAAGGAGCGGGAACGAACGGGCATCGAATCCCTCAAGGTCCGGTTCAACCAGGTTTTCGGCTATTACATCGAGGTGACCAAGGCCAACCTGGGCCGAGTGCCGGCCGACTACATCCGCAAACAGACCCTCGTGAATGCCGAGCGCTTCGTGACGCCCGAGCTGAAGGAGCTGGAGGACCGGGTGACCGGCGCGGACCTCAAGCTGAAAGCCCTCGAGCAGGAGCTCTTCGAGCAGGTCCGGCAGACCCTCGCGCTGGAGGCCCAGCGTCTGCAGGCCATGGGAGCCGCCCTCGCCCAACTGGACGTCCTTACTGCTCTGGCCGAGACGGCCGCGCTCAACCAGTACGTCCGGCCCGAGGTGGACGAAGGAGCCGTCGTCCAGATCAGCGAGGGCCGGCACCCGGTCGTGGAGCGGCTGGACCTCCCGGGCGGGTTCATCGCGAACGACACCTTCCTAGACCTGGAGGGCAACCGGCTCCTGATCATCACCGGCCCGAACATGGCGGGCAAGAGCACCTATCTGCGGCAGGTCGCCCTGATCGTCTTGATGGCGCAGATCGGGTCCTTCGTCCCGGCCAAGTCAGCCCGGATCGGCTTGGTGGACCGGATCTTCACGAGGGTCGGCGCCTCGGACAACCTGGCCGGCGGGCAGAGCACGTTCATGGTGGAGATGACCGAAACGGCCCAGATCCTCAACTGCGCGACCGCGCGCAGCCTGATCCTCCTCGACGAGATCGGACGCGGGACCAGCACCTACGACGGGCTGAGCATCGCCTGGGCGGTGGCCGAGCACATCCAGGACCGGAGCCGCCTTGGCGCCCGCGCGCTCTTCGCCACCCACTACCACGAAATGACGGAGTTGGCCAGGTTGAGGGACGGGATCAAGAACTATACGGTGCTGGTCCGCGAGCGGGACGAAGAGGTGCTGTTCCTGAGGAAGATCGTAGAGGGGGCGGCGGATCGGAGCTACGGCATCCACGTCGCCCGGTTGGCGGGTCTCCCGCAGCCGGTGCTCAGTCGCGCCAGCGAGGTCCTGGCCCAATTGGAGCAGTCAGGAAACAATACTCAAGTTCCCCCTGAACCCATCACCCATCACCCATCACCCATTCCGCCGCTCGATCCTTCCCTGCCGCCTCCCCATCCGATCGTCGAGGAGGTGCGCCAGATGGATCTCTTCTCGATGACGCCTCTGGAGGCCTTGAATCGTCTGGCCGACTTGCAACGGCGGCTCGGCGAGGGGCCAGGAAAATAA
- a CDS encoding NAD(P)H-hydrate dehydratase: MKLVTAAQMQQLDRRTIAEARIPGLTLMERAGIGVVRAMERIFGPLKGKRVTVCCGKGNNGGDGFVVARWLKRKRVPVRVLLFAKPGDLAGDARTMYRRFAKAAGASAVHAQPSPDRVRDFLRESDLIVDALLGTGLSAPVTGPYRTAIEAMGDARAPVVAVDLPSGIHADTGAVLGAAVRAALTVTFGQPKLGLYTGPGLDHAGPVEVVDIGIPGPFVDAVDSRVTLMTSGEIRRLLPVRPPSAHKGTFGHAAIIAGSVGKTGAAALAAKGALRVGAGLVTVATPTSVNGTLEAKLLEVMTVPMPETEVRTLARSGLDRLLAFAHARSSVAVGPGLTTHPETVELVQTLIRRLERPCVLDADALNALAGRTALLGECKIPLILTPHPGEMARLEEHVTPQMVNEDRIGLATRFARRHGVVLLLKGARTVVAHPDGRAAVCPTGNPGMATAGTGDVLTGMIAGFLAQRLPPWEAACVSTYVHGLAGDLAAADLGQAGMTAGDLLDRIPRALLQLTNPWPSPLPATR; encoded by the coding sequence ATGAAACTCGTCACCGCCGCCCAGATGCAGCAGCTCGACCGCCGCACCATCGCGGAGGCCCGCATCCCCGGCCTCACGCTGATGGAGCGGGCCGGAATTGGGGTCGTGAGGGCCATGGAGCGGATCTTCGGACCGCTGAAGGGCAAGAGGGTCACGGTTTGCTGCGGGAAGGGGAACAACGGAGGGGACGGGTTCGTCGTCGCGCGATGGCTGAAGCGAAAGCGCGTCCCGGTGCGGGTCCTCCTCTTTGCCAAGCCCGGAGACCTGGCGGGAGACGCCAGGACCATGTACCGGCGGTTCGCCAAAGCGGCCGGCGCCTCGGCTGTTCACGCCCAGCCGTCTCCCGACCGTGTCAGAGATTTCTTGCGCGAGAGCGATCTGATCGTGGATGCCCTCCTGGGAACCGGCCTGTCGGCGCCGGTGACCGGCCCGTATCGAACCGCCATCGAGGCGATGGGCGACGCACGGGCCCCCGTCGTCGCCGTGGACCTGCCCTCCGGAATCCACGCGGACACGGGAGCGGTGCTCGGCGCGGCAGTGCGGGCCGCGCTCACGGTCACCTTCGGCCAGCCCAAGCTGGGCCTCTACACAGGCCCAGGCCTCGACCACGCTGGGCCGGTCGAGGTCGTGGACATCGGGATTCCCGGCCCGTTCGTGGACGCCGTTGACAGTCGCGTGACGCTGATGACTTCCGGGGAGATCCGGCGCCTGCTCCCGGTTCGCCCCCCCTCGGCCCACAAGGGCACCTTCGGCCATGCTGCGATCATCGCCGGCTCGGTGGGCAAGACCGGGGCGGCCGCGCTCGCCGCCAAGGGCGCGCTCCGCGTCGGGGCCGGCCTCGTGACCGTGGCGACTCCGACGAGCGTGAACGGGACCCTGGAAGCCAAGCTGCTGGAAGTGATGACCGTGCCGATGCCGGAGACCGAGGTGAGAACCCTGGCCAGGTCCGGGCTCGACCGCCTCCTGGCCTTCGCCCATGCGAGGAGTTCGGTGGCCGTCGGCCCCGGCCTCACCACCCACCCGGAGACCGTCGAGCTGGTCCAGACGCTGATCCGCCGGCTGGAGCGGCCCTGTGTGCTGGATGCCGACGCGCTGAACGCGCTGGCCGGTCGAACCGCGCTCCTGGGCGAATGCAAGATCCCGCTGATCCTCACGCCGCACCCGGGGGAGATGGCGAGGCTGGAGGAGCACGTCACCCCCCAGATGGTGAACGAAGACCGGATCGGCCTGGCAACCCGGTTCGCCCGACGGCACGGGGTCGTGTTGTTGCTGAAAGGCGCCAGGACCGTGGTGGCCCATCCGGACGGACGAGCCGCCGTCTGTCCGACCGGCAATCCTGGGATGGCCACGGCCGGGACCGGAGACGTGCTCACCGGCATGATTGCCGGCTTCCTCGCCCAGCGGCTCCCCCCGTGGGAAGCGGCTTGCGTCAGCACCTATGTTCACGGGCTGGCCGGGGACCTAGCGGCTGCCGACCTCGGCCAGGCGGGCATGACCGCGGGAGACCTGCTCGATCGGATTCCCCGCGCCCTGCTGCAACTGACCAATCCCTGGCCCTCGCCCTTGCCGGCCACGAGGTGA